TTATGATCCTCATGTTTTTCTAAAGCTCCTCAAGACCAaatggcttcttcttcttcttcttcttcttctactttaattaattaattaatttataaattgattaaTCATGTGGTTTGAAGGCATCCAAAGGCTGAAATGAACCTAGACAAGAGTGAGTTGAGGGGAACTTCCATCTACTCACTTGGGTCTTATCTTGGGTGCTTCCTTTAATTTAGTGCTAATTTGGGATAAGGTGGAAAAGATGTTTCATAAAACAATATTGATGTGGAAAGGGCACTATATTTCAAAAGGAGAGAGACTTACTCTGATTAGAAACACCTTAACTAGCTTACCTATCTACTTTAGGTCCTTGCTTAGTAATTTGAGGAAGGCTAGATTAAAGCTTGAGCAAATTCAAAGACCCTTGCTTACTTTAGGTCCTTCCTCTAAGAAGGCATGACTTTGGAGAAAACGGTGCATCTGGCGAAGTGGTTGATTGCATAGGAAAGGGGGCTAAGCATTAGATGCCTTTCTTCCTTTAGTAAGACCCTTCATGGAAAGTAGACTTAGAGATACGCATATGGAGAGAAGCATTATGAAAACATGTTATTAATGGCAACTATGATAAGGAAGAAAGGGGTTAACGTTCGTGTGAAGTGAGAGATGGGCATGAGATTGGTTCATGAATCAATCCAAGTAACTCTTAGCTctcattgaaatttgaaaatattttgctCCTATACAAATCTTAGATTCCTTGAGAAAATTctcttcaaaaacaaaaatataaaataagattctCAAACTACACATTCACATTCACATAAAATTTCCTTTCCAGCATCCACCCATGTAATTCTTACCATTCCTTGAATCATATATTTATCCTGATTATAAGCCTAGCCTCAAAATTGTCTAATTGTTTCTTTGCATGCTTATTATACCTTTTGTGAAAAAGGGAGGAATTTGACACTGCTTGAACTCATAATAAACCCCTACTGATATACCAAGTAGATGGAACTTCACACTCAATATTATCTCTTTACTGAACAGTCCTTCCCCACTGAATATGTCCTAGATATATAAAATCAGCAATTAACAACCTATGCCCGTTCCATGACAATTCCATAGAGACTCCTTCATAATGAATGACTTTTTTCCACTGAATCATAGAAACCATATATTCAAAGCattgaagcctttttttttttttggtaaataaagcaattgtattaaaagcgcCAAAAAGGGCTTAAagtatacacgatgtatacaaggccaaaaaaaaggagagatgtACAAAAAACCAACACCCTCGCTTCACTTATACCCAACCAATATATGAAATCTAAAAGGGACAAAGAATTAGACTCAATATGTACCCTAATCcactccaaaaataaaagaacataaaatcATGTGGTCTATAAGTTCAGAATCTTCAAAAGCTCTTCGATTTATCTCCTTCCATAAAGGCCAAAATAGACATAAAGACAAAACTTTCTAggccttcttcctcttcttcccaaCAAAGGCTCCCCACCAACTAGTGAGGGCATCCTTGATTGAGAACGGCATCACCCACCAAACATCAAATATAGCCAAAATACGGGGCTACAACATGCTTGCTTTAAGACAATGAATGAGAATATGGTTTGCTGACTCCTCTTCACCCTTACAtaaataacatctatttggAAGGCTCCACTCCCTCCTTTTTAGCTGATACAgagttaaaaaattttcttagaCAGCTTCCTAAGCAAAGAAATTTGACTTTCATTGGCACCCAAGGGTTCCACACCAAACTTGTGGGGAAACCCTTCAGATAACAACCCGCTAAGGAGGAGTAGTAAGGTTTGATAGAAAAGCTTCCCCCCTTTGCCAATTGCTAAACTATAGCATCCTCCATTCCTCCATTAATTATGTGCCCTTGCAACCTTCTAAGCAAACCTTCCACCTCACCTAACTCCtaatcatttatttgtctagAGAACATTGGACTCTAACAGCCCGTCTCCCCATTCTGCTCCCACAACTAATCTACCCAAGCTTTTTTATCAGTGACAATTGAAAACAGCTCTGGGAATGTCACAGCTAAAGGTTCCTCCCCACACCACCTatttttccaaaacttcaccttCTTACCATCTCCCACTCTAAAGGCAATGTTGTCATAGATCCCCTTCCATCCACGACGAATCACCTTCCAAAGACTCACTCCATAGCCTTCTATTGAAATTCTAGAACACCATTCCCCTTCTTTCCCTCCATATTTCCCTATAACCACCTGTTTCCAAAATGAATCATTCTCAGAAGCAAATCTTTAACACCACTTCACAAGAAGAGCCTTATTTAGAATAGATAACTTCTTTACTTCCAAGCccccttcctttttttccaAGCCAACAATAGACCATCTTACAATATGAGACCTTCTTTAGAGCTCTCCTTCCCCCCATAAGAAATCCTtttgaatcttctccaatctAAGACTCACCTTACGAGAGATCACAAATAAAGACATGAAATAGAGAGGCAAACTAGATAAAGTGCTCTTTAATAAACTTAGTCTCCCTTCTTTTGACCAGTACTGCCTTTTCCATAAAGGAAGTCTTCTCTGAAATCTTTCCTCCACTACATCCCAAGAATGAATAGACTTGAAGGGGACTCCTAGGGGAAGACCCCAATAAGTGGAAGGTAAAGAACCCACTTTGCACCCTAACACGCTAGCCAAATGCTCTATATTAGAGATCTCTCCAATTGGGATTAACTTGCTTTTgtccaaattgatttttaagccagagattgcctcaaaccacatgaacgCCCAACTCAAGGCCTCTAATTGCTCCTTGTTTGAGTCACTGAAAATTCAAGTATCATCGAAATAAAGGAGATGGGGCacctcctttccactcctcTTCCACTAGCTAAGAAACCCTGAATGAAGCCTCCTTCCAAAGCCTTCTTCAATATACTAGAAAGCACCTCCATtgccaaaatgaaaagaaaggagGAAAGGGGGCCTCCCTATCTCAGACCTCTAGAACTAGCAAAGAAGCCAGTAGGAGTTCCATTAATCAGAATCAAATAGCAAATAGAGGAAATGCACTACCTCATCCATCTAGCGCATTTGgccccaaagcccattttttccATGACTACTAATAAGAACTTCCAATTTACATGGTCATAGGTcttttcaatgtccaatttacaaATAACTCCCTTATTCGAACTCTTAAGCCTTGAATCTAAGGTTTCATTAGCTATGACGACTGCATCCAAGATTTGCCTACCCTCCATGAAAGCGTGTTGGGAATTTGACACAACTCTCCCAACCACTCTTTTCAACCTGTTAGCCATGCTTTTAGTTAGAAGCTTATAAAGGCTCCCCACCAAGCAAATAGGTCGAAAGTCCCTCAAATCCTCTAtaccccctttcttaggaatgagcACAATAAAAGTGGCGTTCAGACTTCTCTTAAAGAGATCCAAATGATGAAATTTAGCAAAAAATCTCATCACTTCAAACTTCACAATGTcccaacaaaattgccaaaaggCCATAGAGAACCCATCCTGCCTTGGCGCCTTATCCCTGCACAAATTGGAAAGGGTAGCAAGGATCTCTTATTCAGAAAAAGGATTCTCCAGCACACTCGCTTCTTCTCTGTCCAGAACCGAAAAGGCCAGCTCACTGATGCTTGGCCTCCACTCATCAATCCTTGACAAAACTCTTTGGAAAGAGATTAACACCTCTTCCTTTACCACTTCTTCCTTTGTCAACCGTCTTCCATTCACTTTGATGGCAATCAAATAGTTCCTCCTCCTCCGAGCATTAGCCATCTTGTGGAAAAGCCGAGAATTTTCATCACCTTTCAGCCATGGCTGCTGAGATTTCTGCCTCCATGAAACCTCTTCCATAGTTGCCCACTTACTGAAATCCTCCACAGCCCTTCTTCTAGCCTCCGCCTCTTCAGGGGAAAGTCCCAAATCACTTTCTTTGGCATCCCAATAACCAATCTGAGAGAGGGCAGCCTCTTTATTGGAGAAAACATTCCCAAGAACCTCTCTGTTCCAGGTTTTGAGATCTTGCTTCAATGCCTTTAGCTTGCAGGCTAAGATGTGGCTAAAAGAGCCACTAAAAGTGTAGCCTGTCCACCATCTCCTCACCAGATCTTTGAACCCTTCCACTCTcaaccacatgttctcaaaACAAAAGGGGGATTTACCACTCCTGATCCCCCCTATATTCAAAGCATTCAAGCCTGTCCCCAATAAACCACTAAATTCCTCATTTACagttacaaaaaaagaaaaagaaaaaaaaagagaaaaaaaaacatatactGCAACGACAAAATTAGAATTGTAAACAGAAACCATTAAAGTAGAAGGCTGGACCATTTTATATGATCATCAACAAGTTCTCTCTTTCTAAAGCAAGGTGCACAGTTCTTCTTTAGCAAGAAGTTCTGTCTTAGCTAATTGTTTAAATGATGTTCACCGAGTCTTGTTCTCCACGTCCTTTTACTTGCACCATTTTCTCATACTTGCACATGAGcgaatattttcttatattccaTGCGTAAAACTACAGAACTCATACTATTGATAAAAACGGATCCCCAATAAAAAGCCATGACAAAACCCCAAACCAAAACGAATTCTACTTGATCATAAATAAGCATATTTAGCCACAAGGATCCAATTTAAACAACATAAAAAAGGGGCACATACCATTGTACAAACATGTTTATCAATCCATATCCATGAATTCTCAATCTGTTTTATGAGTAAATGACATATAATTCCCAAACCACATCCCCAATGACTACAGCACTCAATTTACCTCCAAAATCACTCTGCTTTCGCCTCAGCCTTTGCCTCTCCCTTCGTCTCCACGAGCTTCGGTTCTCCACCGCAACATCCACCTCCGTGatggtggtgatggtgatgatgatgatgatggtggtggCCAACTTGCTTTCCTTTAAGCTGCTTCCTCATATCATACGCATCCTCACCATCCGCATAATATTTCGCCTCCACATCATGAATCTTATAGCCCAGGGTCTCCGTATACAAATTAAACGCTGCCCTATTACTCTTCCGCACATGTAGCGAGACGTACTCGGCCCCGAACACCTGCTCCATGGCGTTTTGCGCGGCAGTCATAAGCTTGGTGGCCAGGCCGAGTTTGCGGTGCGTCCGGAGCACGGCCAGGGAGGTGATGTGGCCGTGGCACTCGGAGCTTTCCTCCTCCATCTTAGCGAGCACGTAGCCGACGATGCGGCCGTTGTAATCTTCGGCGACGTAGAGGAGCTGTGGCCACGAGAGGATGTGGTAGAGGTAGTACTTCATCTGGTAGTTCTCTGGGAGGCAGAGGAGATTGCAGGCTTGCATTGCAAGGAGGTCGTCGATAGTCGCTTTGCGTATGCAAACCATTGTTGATCGTCGGTGGACTGAATTCTAGGATTTCGAGGGTTAGGGCTAGGGTTTGAGAAGCTGAGGAAGAGAAGCTTCGGAAATGGCTTCGGCTTTTGTAATCTGCAATTAGCTATACTGTGTTGGCACTGTgattgggcttgggcttggatTTGGGATTGGGCTTTCAAGGATCAACTTGTTTTGGGCTTGCGCTTTGGGTTGCCCGATGGGTTTGATTGGGATCCAATTGCAGGTAAATtctattttacattttagattattaatcaaattaatattaactataataatttctttgattttctgaTAACAAGAATTGACTGACTTCccatagaaaatttttataagatCAATAAACATTTGTTTacatattattgaaaaaaagggTAAAACCTATTTGGtaatgaaaaaggatttgtttggttttgaaa
This DNA window, taken from Vitis riparia cultivar Riparia Gloire de Montpellier isolate 1030 chromosome 13, EGFV_Vit.rip_1.0, whole genome shotgun sequence, encodes the following:
- the LOC117927896 gene encoding uncharacterized protein LOC117927896 codes for the protein MWLRVEGFKDLVRRWWTGYTFSGSFSHILACKLKALKQDLKTWNREVLGNVFSNKEAALSQIGYWDAKESDLGLSPEEAEARRRAVEDFSKWATMEEVSWRQKSQQPWLKGDENSRLFHKMANARRRRNYLIAIKVNGRRLTKEEVVKEEVLISFQRVLSRIDEWRPSISELAFSVLDREEASVLENPFSE
- the LOC117928973 gene encoding N-terminal acetyltransferase A complex catalytic subunit NAA10 — its product is MVCIRKATIDDLLAMQACNLLCLPENYQMKYYLYHILSWPQLLYVAEDYNGRIVGYVLAKMEEESSECHGHITSLAVLRTHRKLGLATKLMTAAQNAMEQVFGAEYVSLHVRKSNRAAFNLYTETLGYKIHDVEAKYYADGEDAYDMRKQLKGKQVGHHHHHHHHHHHHHGGGCCGGEPKLVETKGEAKAEAKAE